Part of the Flavobacterium sp. KS-LB2 genome is shown below.
AAACAACATCCAGTACGGTGATTTAGCAGAATTTATGGACTTTGAATACATGAAGAAAGTAACATGTTCTAACTTGGCTACATTCAGCAATTTGGCTTGGTCCCCAAAAGCACCAACAAACGTAGGAATTGAAGTGAAGGACTTGACTAATTTCTCTACTTTAGTTTGGACCGCTCCTGAAGGGAAATCAGTTTATGGATATAACATTCTGATTAGAGAAACTTCATCACAACATTGGGAAAAAACAATTTTTGTAAAAGACACTAAAGCTGAAATCCCATATTCTAAAGACAATTTTTTCTTCGCTGTTCAAGCTGTAGATGCATTAGGACATTCCAGTTTACCAGTTTTCCCAATACCAATTCGTTAAACAATAATAAACAAAAAAGCGTTTGCCAAGGCAAACGCTTTTTTTATACATAAAAAATTTTAAATTTAAATATTAATTATAAATACTCTCTTTTTTGAAGTGAACTGTCAGTAAATAATAAATTACCACTCTATATTTATTTCTGTTGGAGCGACCGTATTTTTCCATAACGGCATCTATTGCAGCATCTAATTCCGGTCCGTCACTAAGTCCTAATTTCTTGATTAAGAAATTGTTTTTTACCGTATCTAATTCGGCTTGTTGACTTCCAGCCACAGTTGCTGAATCATCATTATAAATTGACGGTCCGCAACCAATGGTTACTTTTGTCAACAAATCCATGTCTGGATTTACACCACATTTGTCTTTCAAATCGGCAACATACTTTACAATTAATTCGTCTCTTGCACTCATAAATAAAAGTTTAATATTTGGTTAATAGATTTTTACAATCTCAAATTTAAACAATTAATCATGCCTTTCAACGAACATTACAAAATAATTAAACCAATTCTTTAAAATATTGCAGTAAAATACTGTCGTTTTTCAAAGTTGGCGTGAAAATTTCTAAAATACTTGGTTTTTCATTTTGAGCATACAAAGCAGTCAAACTTGTTGCTAAACTCGCTTCATCGCTGGCAATACTATATTCAAAACCATACATTTTAGCCAAATGTTCCGCAGTTAAACAATGAGAAGTCTCAAAGAAGGTGTTAAAAACAGGGCTTTCTTCGTGTCCAGGTAAAATCCTAAAAATTCCGCCACCACCATTATTGATTAGAATAATCTTGAAGTTCTTTGGGATATAATTGTTCCATAACGCATTGCTGTCATATAAAAATCCAATATCTCCCGTTATGAAAACAGTTTGTTTTTCATTGGCAACAGCCGCACCAATAGCCGTTGAAGTACTTCCATCAATTCCACTGGTACCGCGATTACAATACACTTCAATAGACGGATCAATGTCAATCAATTGTGCGTAACGAATGGCTGAACTATTGCTTATTTGCAATTGACTGTTGTTTGGTAAACCTTCTATCACTTTCTCAAACACTTTAAAATCTGAAAAAGGAATTTTGTCTAAATAAATATCGCTTTTTAGCTTTCGCAACACTTTTACAGCGTCTAATTGCTTGAAATAATTACTTTCTATTGCGTTTGTAAGCGGTAAGAAAGTTTCAAAAAACACATTAGGATGCACTTCAAAATGTTTGGTCAAAGCGCCAAAAGTATCATAGGCTCTCCGATTATCAACATGCCAATGGTGTTTTGGTTTGTATTTTCTTAAAAAAGCCTTGATTCGTTTCGAAACTACCATTCCACCAAAAGTGACTAAAATATCAGGTCTAAAATTTTCAAAATCCACTTCAGTAAAAGGCGTAATTATGGTGTCTATATTGCTAATAAAAGTATCGTGATGCAAATTAGATGTGGTTTCGGTCAACACGACAACTGATTCGTCTTTTGCGAAAGCCTCTATTATATTTGTATTGATGCCATTTGGTTCATTCACACCAACCAAAATCATTTTTTTTGGAACATTATTCCAAATCGTTGCAAATTCCGAAACGTCTTTAATGGAAATCGTCTGAGTCACATTTGCGGAAGCGATAGTTTTTACTTCTACTGAAAGCTCCGAAACGGTTTCGTACAAAGGCTCTTCAAAAGGCGCATTGATGTGAACAGGTCCTTTTTGAGTTATAGCCGTATTGATGGCTTCATTGATTTTTAAATCATTTTCGATTGAAACATCCTCATGCAAATTAGCATTGTATAACGAATGATTTTCGAAAACATTTTCTTGCCGGATGGTTTGGCCGTCACCAATATCAATTTTGCTTTGTGGGCGATCTGCAGAAATTACAATTAAGGGAATCTGACTGTAAAATGCTTCTGCAAAAGCCGGATAATAATTCAACAAAGCAGAACCGGAAGTACATACCAAAACCACTGGCTGCTTGGTTTGTTGTGCAATACCCAAACCGAAAAAAGCAGCTGTTCGCTCATCGGCAATGCTGTAACATTGAAAAGTAGGATTGCTAGCAAAACCGATAGTTAAAGGTGCATTTCTAGAGCCTGGAGAAATAATTATGGTAGTGATTCCTTTGGCCAAACAAATTTCAATAATGCTTTGTGCTAAAGGTATTTTGGGGTAAATCATTGTATCATTTTTCTGAACTACAAAGTTACAAACTTGCAAGGCTTTTTCCTTTATTTTTACCTCTTTTTTCTTAATTTTGAAACAAATAAACTATTCATGGAAATCACCATTAGACCTTATAAATCCGAAGATACACAAGCTATACTCGATATTATCAATTATAATATTTTGAACTCCACAGCGCTCTATGACTATAACATTAGAACGTTTGAACAACAAAAAAATATTTTAGAAGAAAAAATCAGTAAACAATTTCCTGTAATTGTAGCTGCTGTAGATGGAATTGCTATGGGTTTTGGAATGTATAGCGAATTCCGTTTTCGGGAGGCGTATAAATTTACTGTTGAACATTCTGTTTACGTAAATGAAAGCCATCATGGAAAAGGCATAGGGAAAATGCTATTACAAGAATTAATTGAACTTGCCAAAAAACAAAAATTGCATACTATGATAGCTGTGATTGATTCCGAAAATCAGAGTAGCGTTGAATTTCATGAAAAATTTGGTTTCAAAACTGTGGGAATCATCAAAGAATCTGGTTATAAATTTGACCGCTGGTTGCACTCCGTTTTTATGCAATTGATTTTGGATAAAAAATAATTTCCTCAACAAATTTTTACAAATTGTTTTTTTTTTTGCAATTGCAATTGAATATTATTAGCTAAAGCCAAGTACATTTAAAGTGTATCTTTGCGACTTTATAATTATTATGAGCTTTACTCTTCTTTCATCGCCTTTACAAGGATTTACCGACTTTCGTTTTAGAAATGCCCAAAACAAGCTTTTTGGCGGAATTGACACTTTTTACTCGCCATACATCCGGTTAAACGGAAAAATGGTAATTAAACCATCATACGAACGCGACCTACTTCTTGAAAACAATTTGGATTTAGAGGTTATACCGCAAGTGATAACAAATGATGCCGATGAATTTTTATTTGTGGCCAAGTATGTTCGAGAATTAGGTTATAAAGAATTAAACTGGAATTTAGGTTGTCCGTATCCAATGGTAACCAAGTCTGGTATGGGTTCTGGTTTGATCAGTAATCCAGAAAAGATCAATAACATCCTTCATAGAGCGCACACTGAATCAGATATTCTAGTTTCGATGAAAATGCGTTTGGGATATGAAAACAGTGAAGAAATTCTTGATGTTTTGCCTATTTTAGATACCTACCCTATCAAAAACATTGCGATTCATGCGCGCATTGGAAAACAACTTTATAAAGGTGGTGTAAACTTAGATGCGTTCCAAATTTGTATTGACAACACGAAACATAAACTCTATTATAATGGCGATATAACCTCAGTGGCTAAGTTTCAAGAAATGCAACAACGTTTTCCGAGTATTGATCATTGGATGATTGGACGAGGATTAATTTCGGATCCATTTTTACCCAATATGATAAAAAACAATACTTCAGAATATCCTGCAAACAAAATAGAATTATTCAGTGCGTTTCACGATACTTTGTATGCTATTTATAGCGAATCCCTTTCTGGTTCGACACATATTTTATTGAAAATGTATCATTTATGGGAATACTTTTCGGCTACGTTTTCAAATCCGCATAAGGTTTTAAAGAAAATAAAAAAAGCGCAAAGTATTCGGAATTATGAAGCTGCTGTTGCGGAAATTTTTAAAAATGAAAAATTCTAGAAAAAAACTATTAAGTAATTAAAAATCAACCCTTAATTATTTTAATGGCTTAAATTCAAGAAAATCTTCAATACTTACTTAAACAAAAAAAGAGATTTTCATTTAACTGAAAATCTCTTTTAAAATATTTTATTTTGTAAGATTAGCTATAACATATTAGGCTTTGATCCAATTTACCACCTCAGGATCTGTTACTAATATTCTTGGAGCAA
Proteins encoded:
- a CDS encoding GNAT family N-acetyltransferase, with protein sequence MEITIRPYKSEDTQAILDIINYNILNSTALYDYNIRTFEQQKNILEEKISKQFPVIVAAVDGIAMGFGMYSEFRFREAYKFTVEHSVYVNESHHGKGIGKMLLQELIELAKKQKLHTMIAVIDSENQSSVEFHEKFGFKTVGIIKESGYKFDRWLHSVFMQLILDKK
- a CDS encoding DUF2853 family protein — encoded protein: MSARDELIVKYVADLKDKCGVNPDMDLLTKVTIGCGPSIYNDDSATVAGSQQAELDTVKNNFLIKKLGLSDGPELDAAIDAVMEKYGRSNRNKYRVVIYYLLTVHFKKESIYN
- the menD gene encoding 2-succinyl-5-enolpyruvyl-6-hydroxy-3-cyclohexene-1-carboxylic-acid synthase, which encodes MIYPKIPLAQSIIEICLAKGITTIIISPGSRNAPLTIGFASNPTFQCYSIADERTAAFFGLGIAQQTKQPVVLVCTSGSALLNYYPAFAEAFYSQIPLIVISADRPQSKIDIGDGQTIRQENVFENHSLYNANLHEDVSIENDLKINEAINTAITQKGPVHINAPFEEPLYETVSELSVEVKTIASANVTQTISIKDVSEFATIWNNVPKKMILVGVNEPNGINTNIIEAFAKDESVVVLTETTSNLHHDTFISNIDTIITPFTEVDFENFRPDILVTFGGMVVSKRIKAFLRKYKPKHHWHVDNRRAYDTFGALTKHFEVHPNVFFETFLPLTNAIESNYFKQLDAVKVLRKLKSDIYLDKIPFSDFKVFEKVIEGLPNNSQLQISNSSAIRYAQLIDIDPSIEVYCNRGTSGIDGSTSTAIGAAVANEKQTVFITGDIGFLYDSNALWNNYIPKNFKIILINNGGGGIFRILPGHEESPVFNTFFETSHCLTAEHLAKMYGFEYSIASDEASLATSLTALYAQNEKPSILEIFTPTLKNDSILLQYFKELV
- a CDS encoding tRNA dihydrouridine synthase; this encodes MSFTLLSSPLQGFTDFRFRNAQNKLFGGIDTFYSPYIRLNGKMVIKPSYERDLLLENNLDLEVIPQVITNDADEFLFVAKYVRELGYKELNWNLGCPYPMVTKSGMGSGLISNPEKINNILHRAHTESDILVSMKMRLGYENSEEILDVLPILDTYPIKNIAIHARIGKQLYKGGVNLDAFQICIDNTKHKLYYNGDITSVAKFQEMQQRFPSIDHWMIGRGLISDPFLPNMIKNNTSEYPANKIELFSAFHDTLYAIYSESLSGSTHILLKMYHLWEYFSATFSNPHKVLKKIKKAQSIRNYEAAVAEIFKNEKF